From one Longimicrobium sp. genomic stretch:
- a CDS encoding ISNCY family transposase has translation MSTRDRDRLIVLHQVSDGVLSASAGARRIRVCPRHFHRMLRRFEEEGDASVIHRGRDRPSNRRLPEAVRAAALERAREPAYHDFGPTLLAEHLSRDPAIGPLCPHTLRAWMIAAGLWKPRERKLRHRRRRPRRAAAGELVQMDTSIHRWLEDRSSEEIVLIAMIDDATSRLYARFFPRDTGAANRQLIVDYLRRFGRMGALYTDQAGHFRNSLGGRARSHADDRESEQTNSIIRRALDALDIELILALSPQAKGRVERLFQTLQDRLIKELRLAGVCSLDGANRFLEDVFLPWWEERFTMAAAVPVDAHRALPPDADLERLFAHTEQRVIARDFTIRYKRRCLQIGPAEALPSMPGSTLTIEQRLDGSLCFRWRERYLQLTEFVPDPSAASPRATPPREKRDQTTSKPNKPAPDHPWRKQGTFRRTFLNQPNPGLF, from the coding sequence TTGAGCACACGAGATCGAGATCGTCTGATCGTGCTGCACCAGGTATCCGACGGAGTGCTCAGCGCGTCCGCAGGCGCGCGGCGGATCCGGGTCTGCCCACGGCACTTCCATCGCATGCTGCGTCGCTTCGAGGAGGAGGGGGACGCATCGGTGATCCACCGTGGTCGTGACCGGCCCTCGAACCGGCGTCTGCCCGAAGCTGTGCGTGCAGCGGCGCTGGAGCGGGCCCGCGAGCCTGCCTACCACGACTTCGGCCCCACACTGCTGGCCGAGCACCTCTCGCGCGATCCGGCGATCGGGCCGCTGTGCCCGCACACGCTGCGCGCGTGGATGATCGCGGCGGGATTATGGAAGCCCCGTGAGCGCAAGCTTCGCCACCGCCGCCGACGTCCACGCCGCGCGGCCGCGGGCGAGCTGGTGCAGATGGACACCTCGATCCACCGGTGGCTGGAGGACCGCTCGTCGGAGGAGATCGTGCTGATCGCGATGATCGACGACGCCACCAGCCGGCTCTACGCACGGTTCTTCCCGCGCGACACCGGGGCGGCCAACCGGCAGCTGATCGTCGACTACCTGCGCCGCTTCGGACGCATGGGAGCGCTCTACACCGACCAGGCCGGGCACTTCCGCAACTCCCTCGGAGGCCGGGCGCGCAGCCATGCGGACGACCGGGAGAGCGAGCAGACGAACTCGATCATCCGCCGCGCCCTCGACGCACTCGACATCGAGCTGATCCTGGCGCTCTCACCCCAGGCCAAGGGCCGGGTGGAGCGCCTCTTCCAGACGCTTCAGGACCGGCTGATCAAGGAGCTGCGCCTCGCCGGCGTCTGCTCGCTCGACGGCGCGAACCGCTTCCTCGAGGACGTCTTCCTGCCGTGGTGGGAAGAGCGCTTCACCATGGCTGCGGCCGTGCCGGTCGACGCCCACCGCGCGCTCCCTCCCGACGCAGACCTGGAGCGCCTCTTCGCCCACACCGAGCAGCGCGTGATCGCCCGCGACTTCACCATCCGCTACAAGCGCCGCTGCCTTCAGATCGGGCCGGCCGAGGCCCTTCCCTCCATGCCCGGAAGCACCCTCACCATCGAGCAACGCCTGGACGGCTCGCTTTGCTTCCGCTGGCGCGAGCGCTACCTCCAGCTCACCGAGTTCGTCCCTGACCCTTCCGCGGCTTCGCCGCGGGCCACTCCTCCTCGGGAGAAGAGGGATCAAACAACTTCCAAACCCAACAAACCCGCGCCCGATCATCCCTGGCGCAAGCAAGGAACCTTTCGCCGGACATTTCTAAATCAACCAAACCCCGGACTTTTCTAA
- a CDS encoding menaquinone biosynthesis protein, producing the protein MTQDESRPLRLGHIIYSNCFPVHARLMDCGAPEGITLTEGTPGVLNGMLERGEIDVAPSSSIEYARHADRYRILPDLVIGSRGPVRSILFLSRRDPAELGDSAVAMPTASATSVVLLKILLAKKWGVRPRTFWFDQARDDAFEQGADAALFIGDVALRDRLHAEMPFRYDLGQVWWEMTGLPFAFAVWQAAGGSDAQLRRLHRVLLESRAYGCGHRAELAARWAPRFGFTPEFLDAYWAGLSFDLDGAMIEGLRTYYRLAAEIGEIDRAPELRWVDAG; encoded by the coding sequence GTGACGCAAGACGAATCTCGCCCGCTCCGGCTGGGCCACATCATCTACAGCAACTGCTTTCCCGTCCACGCGCGGCTGATGGACTGCGGCGCACCGGAGGGGATCACCCTGACCGAGGGCACCCCCGGCGTGCTGAACGGGATGCTGGAGCGCGGCGAGATCGACGTGGCGCCGTCGTCCAGCATCGAGTACGCGCGCCACGCCGACCGCTACCGCATCCTTCCCGACCTGGTGATCGGCTCGCGCGGGCCGGTGCGCAGCATCCTCTTCCTCTCCCGCCGCGACCCGGCGGAGCTGGGCGATTCGGCCGTCGCCATGCCGACCGCGTCGGCCACGTCGGTGGTGCTGCTGAAGATCCTGCTGGCGAAGAAGTGGGGCGTGCGGCCGCGCACCTTCTGGTTCGACCAGGCGCGCGACGACGCGTTCGAGCAGGGCGCCGACGCCGCGCTGTTCATCGGCGACGTGGCGCTGCGCGACAGGCTGCACGCCGAGATGCCGTTCCGCTACGACCTGGGCCAGGTGTGGTGGGAGATGACGGGGCTGCCGTTCGCCTTCGCCGTGTGGCAGGCGGCGGGGGGATCGGACGCGCAGCTGCGGCGGCTGCACCGCGTGCTGCTGGAGTCGCGCGCGTACGGATGCGGGCACCGCGCCGAGCTGGCCGCGCGCTGGGCGCCGCGCTTCGGCTTCACCCCCGAGTTCCTGGACGCGTACTGGGCCGGCCTGTCGTTCGACCTCGACGGGGCGATGATCGAGGGGCTGCGCACCTACTACCGCCTGGCCGCGGAGATCGGCGAGATCGACCGCGCACCCGAGCTGCGCTGGGTGGACGCCGGGTAG
- a CDS encoding META domain-containing protein encodes MRSRALLAILALAPLLPQRVNAQRPPADTAWALAAPVTYAGDLPCAECAAIHRTLTLRPDGSYLSRDVYRGAAGDTAEMAEMGRWSVTPDARRLTLRGGGAPMHFAVRGPATLRMLDADGNEIASRTQYDLERAAEADTSSPALPLLGAFAYMADAATFVDCASGVQLGVPAAGDFASLERAYQQAQHAPGAAVPVRLQGRVTPRPAGEEGAGGVLTVERFTELQADARCPAADAGARLEEGTWTLADVGGMAPAAGEPAPTLALQPGERTANGFAGCNQFFGRYLRRGTDLRFEALTTTRMACDATAALEARYLAALRAATRFELGADDSLTLYAGGRLLATFVRM; translated from the coding sequence ATGCGCTCCCGCGCGCTCCTCGCCATCCTCGCCCTGGCCCCGCTCCTTCCGCAGCGCGTGAACGCCCAGCGGCCGCCCGCCGACACCGCGTGGGCGCTGGCCGCGCCCGTCACCTACGCGGGCGACCTGCCTTGCGCGGAGTGCGCGGCCATCCACCGCACCCTCACGCTGCGCCCCGACGGCAGCTACCTGAGCCGCGACGTGTACCGTGGCGCCGCGGGCGACACGGCGGAGATGGCGGAGATGGGGCGCTGGAGCGTGACCCCCGACGCGCGCCGGCTGACGCTGCGCGGCGGCGGCGCGCCGATGCACTTCGCCGTGCGCGGGCCGGCGACGCTCCGGATGCTCGACGCGGACGGGAACGAGATCGCCAGCCGCACGCAGTACGACCTGGAGCGCGCGGCCGAGGCCGACACCTCGTCGCCGGCGCTGCCGTTGCTGGGCGCGTTCGCGTACATGGCCGACGCAGCGACCTTCGTCGACTGCGCCAGCGGGGTGCAGCTGGGCGTGCCCGCCGCGGGCGACTTCGCCTCGCTGGAGCGCGCGTACCAGCAGGCGCAGCACGCGCCCGGCGCCGCCGTCCCCGTCCGTCTCCAGGGCCGCGTCACCCCGCGCCCCGCCGGCGAGGAGGGCGCCGGCGGGGTGCTGACGGTGGAGCGCTTCACCGAGCTGCAGGCCGACGCGCGCTGCCCGGCGGCGGACGCGGGCGCGCGGCTGGAGGAGGGGACGTGGACGCTGGCCGACGTGGGCGGGATGGCGCCCGCCGCCGGAGAGCCCGCGCCCACGCTGGCCCTGCAGCCCGGCGAGCGCACCGCCAACGGCTTCGCGGGGTGCAACCAGTTCTTCGGGCGCTACCTGCGCCGCGGCACCGACCTGCGCTTCGAGGCGCTCACCACCACGCGCATGGCGTGCGACGCCACGGCCGCGCTGGAGGCGCGCTACCTGGCGGCCCTGCGCGCCGCCACCCGCTTCGAGCTGGGCGCCGACGACTCCCTCACCCTGTACGCCGGCGGCCGCCTGCTCGCCACCTTCGTGCGGATGTGA
- a CDS encoding NAD-dependent epimerase/dehydratase family protein: MARKVLVTGGAGFVGSHLVDELLARGDTVRIFDNLDPQVHGPARRRPAWVPEDAEFIEADVRDRDALRRALSGAEVVYHLAAAVGVGQSMYQVADYTEVNTMGTAHLLQALVDDRGVVERLVVASSMSIYGEGRYVRPDGREPLTGARSLDQLRTHDWELRDPDGVTLRPVSTDESKPLDATSIYALTKADQERMVLMIGGAYGIPSVALRFFNIYGPRQALSNPYTGVAAIFSSRLLNGQPPLVYEDGEQRRDFVSVHDVVQALLLAAEEEAAVGKAFNVGSGRAVSVREVAETLASVMGTEIEPEVTGKYRVGDIRNCYADISLAREVLGYEPRVAFRPGMEELVGWLREQERPDSAVEAHAAELAARGLTL; the protein is encoded by the coding sequence GTGGCTCGCAAGGTACTGGTGACGGGCGGGGCGGGGTTCGTGGGAAGCCACTTGGTGGACGAGCTGCTCGCCCGCGGCGACACGGTCCGCATCTTCGACAACCTCGACCCGCAGGTGCACGGACCCGCGCGGCGCAGGCCGGCCTGGGTTCCCGAAGACGCGGAGTTCATCGAGGCCGACGTGCGCGACCGGGACGCGCTCCGTCGGGCGCTCTCCGGCGCGGAGGTGGTCTACCACCTGGCGGCCGCGGTGGGCGTGGGCCAGTCGATGTACCAGGTGGCCGACTACACCGAGGTCAACACCATGGGCACGGCCCACCTCCTCCAGGCGCTGGTGGACGACCGAGGCGTCGTCGAACGGCTGGTGGTGGCCTCGTCGATGTCGATCTACGGCGAGGGGCGCTACGTCCGCCCCGACGGGCGCGAGCCGCTGACCGGCGCCCGATCGCTCGACCAGCTGCGCACGCACGACTGGGAGCTCCGCGACCCCGACGGCGTCACCCTCCGCCCCGTTTCCACCGACGAGTCCAAGCCGCTCGACGCCACCTCCATCTACGCGCTGACCAAGGCCGACCAGGAGCGCATGGTGCTGATGATCGGCGGCGCGTACGGCATCCCGAGCGTGGCCCTGCGCTTCTTCAACATCTACGGCCCGCGCCAGGCGCTCTCGAACCCGTACACCGGCGTGGCCGCCATCTTCTCGTCGCGCCTGCTGAACGGCCAGCCGCCGCTGGTCTACGAGGACGGCGAGCAGCGGCGCGACTTCGTGAGCGTGCACGACGTCGTGCAGGCGCTCCTTCTCGCGGCGGAAGAGGAGGCCGCGGTGGGGAAGGCCTTCAACGTGGGCTCCGGCCGGGCCGTCTCCGTGCGCGAGGTGGCGGAGACGCTGGCGTCGGTGATGGGAACGGAGATCGAGCCGGAGGTGACGGGAAAGTACCGGGTGGGCGACATCCGCAACTGCTACGCGGACATCTCGCTCGCCCGCGAGGTGCTGGGCTACGAGCCGCGGGTGGCGTTCCGCCCAGGGATGGAAGAGCTGGTGGGATGGCTTCGGGAGCAGGAGCGGCCCGACAGCGCGGTCGAGGCGCACGCCGCCGAGCTCGCCGCGCGCGGACTCACGCTGTGA
- a CDS encoding SDR family NAD(P)-dependent oxidoreductase: MKGKRDHVLVTGGAGFVGSNLADALLRDGHRVIVADNFSREGVRMNAAWLKRRHGERVRIETVDVRDGARIRALVRESRQVFHLAAQVAVTTSLVDPAADLETNVLGTFNVLEAARTMLDPPSILFTSTNKVYGGMEDVPVALDGDRYVYADGRRGIGEDARLDFHSPYGCSKGAADQYVHDYARIFGVPTVVFRMSCIYGTRQFGTEDQGWVAHFGRAMLRGEPLTVYGDGCQVRDILWIDDLVRAMRLATEQIDTVAGEVFNLGGGHRNAVSVRGVIEGLGGITGAEVTVTCADWRPGDQKIYVSDTSRAERVLGWRAETGWQEGLEKLAGWLHEANLDTPAVPRSVVPERPVRAKAAAAV; encoded by the coding sequence ATGAAGGGGAAGCGCGACCATGTGCTGGTGACCGGCGGCGCCGGGTTCGTGGGCTCGAACCTGGCCGACGCGCTGCTGCGCGACGGCCACAGGGTGATCGTGGCCGACAACTTCAGCCGCGAGGGCGTGCGCATGAACGCCGCGTGGCTCAAGCGCCGCCACGGCGAGCGCGTGCGCATCGAGACGGTGGACGTGCGCGACGGCGCCCGCATCCGCGCGCTGGTGCGCGAGAGCCGGCAGGTCTTCCATCTGGCCGCGCAGGTCGCCGTCACCACCTCGCTGGTAGACCCCGCGGCGGACCTGGAGACCAACGTCCTGGGCACCTTCAACGTGCTCGAGGCCGCGCGCACCATGCTCGATCCCCCCTCGATCCTCTTCACCTCCACCAACAAGGTCTACGGGGGGATGGAAGACGTTCCCGTGGCGCTGGACGGCGACCGCTACGTGTACGCCGACGGGCGGCGGGGGATCGGCGAGGACGCGCGGCTGGACTTCCATTCGCCCTACGGCTGCAGCAAGGGCGCGGCCGACCAGTACGTGCACGACTACGCACGCATCTTCGGGGTGCCGACGGTGGTGTTCCGCATGAGCTGCATCTACGGGACGCGGCAGTTCGGCACGGAGGACCAGGGATGGGTCGCCCACTTCGGCCGCGCGATGCTGCGCGGCGAGCCGCTGACCGTGTACGGCGACGGCTGCCAGGTGCGCGACATCCTGTGGATCGACGACCTCGTGCGGGCGATGCGCCTGGCCACGGAGCAGATCGACACGGTGGCGGGCGAGGTGTTCAACCTCGGCGGCGGGCACCGCAACGCCGTGTCCGTGCGCGGGGTGATCGAGGGGCTGGGCGGCATCACCGGCGCGGAGGTGACCGTGACCTGTGCGGATTGGCGGCCGGGTGACCAGAAGATCTACGTCTCCGACACCTCGCGGGCGGAGCGGGTGCTGGGGTGGCGCGCGGAGACGGGGTGGCAGGAGGGGCTGGAGAAGCTGGCCGGCTGGCTGCACGAGGCCAACCTCGATACGCCGGCCGTGCCGCGCTCCGTGGTCCCCGAGCGCCCCGTCCGGGCGAAGGCGGCGGCGGCGGTCTGA
- a CDS encoding zinc-binding dehydrogenase: MLTATDTMKAARLTGPGQVVLEDVALPEPGAGQVRIRLEGCGVCASNLTLWGGAEWMKYPTDPGALGHEGWGVIDALGDGVDGLSIGDRVAALSYNAYAEYDVADAANVVPLPPSLDGKPFPGEPLGCALNIFRRSGISSGQTVAIVGAGFLGALLVRLAKEAGARVIAISRRPFSLEVARGMGADELVPMDDHWRIVERVKALTGGVLCDRVIEAVGKQWPLDLAAELTRERGRLVVAGYHQDGPRQVNMQLWNWRGLDVINAHERDPRVYVDGIRAAVDAVASGRLDPTPLYTHTFPLDRLGDALDATRDRPDGFLKALITN; the protein is encoded by the coding sequence ATGCTGACCGCGACCGACACGATGAAGGCGGCCCGGCTGACGGGGCCCGGACAGGTGGTGCTGGAGGACGTGGCGCTCCCCGAGCCGGGGGCGGGGCAGGTGCGCATCCGCCTGGAGGGATGCGGCGTCTGCGCGTCGAACCTCACGCTGTGGGGCGGGGCGGAGTGGATGAAGTATCCCACCGACCCCGGCGCTTTGGGGCACGAGGGATGGGGCGTGATCGACGCGCTCGGCGACGGCGTCGACGGACTGTCCATCGGCGACCGTGTGGCGGCGCTCAGCTACAACGCGTACGCGGAGTACGACGTGGCGGACGCGGCGAACGTGGTGCCGCTGCCGCCGTCGCTCGACGGAAAGCCGTTCCCGGGCGAGCCGCTGGGGTGCGCGCTGAACATCTTCCGCCGCAGCGGCATCTCCAGCGGGCAGACGGTGGCCATCGTGGGCGCCGGCTTCCTCGGCGCGCTCCTCGTGCGGCTGGCGAAGGAGGCGGGCGCGCGCGTGATCGCCATCTCCCGCCGCCCCTTCTCGCTGGAGGTGGCGCGCGGGATGGGCGCGGACGAGTTGGTTCCCATGGACGACCACTGGCGGATCGTCGAGCGGGTGAAGGCGCTGACCGGCGGCGTGCTCTGCGACCGGGTGATCGAGGCCGTGGGGAAGCAGTGGCCGCTCGACCTTGCCGCGGAGCTGACGCGCGAGCGGGGGCGCCTGGTCGTGGCGGGATACCACCAGGACGGGCCGCGGCAGGTGAACATGCAGCTGTGGAACTGGCGCGGGCTGGACGTGATCAACGCCCACGAGCGCGACCCGCGGGTGTACGTGGACGGCATCCGCGCGGCGGTCGACGCCGTCGCGAGCGGCCGGCTCGATCCCACGCCGCTGTACACGCACACCTTCCCGCTCGACCGGCTCGGCGACGCGCTGGACGCCACCCGCGACCGGCCCGACGGCTTCCTGAAGGCGCTGATCACGAACTGA
- a CDS encoding Gfo/Idh/MocA family oxidoreductase has protein sequence MTDVLIAPADELAHSGATELSTPRLGFLGVGWIGRHRMEAIANAGVAEVAAIADTAPEMIAAAQETAPAAEVAAGLDALLEMGLDGIVIATPSALHAEQSVRALEAGVAVFCQKPLGRTAAEARRVVDAARAANRLLSVDFSYRFTEGMRAIRERVRAGELGKVFAVDLVFHNAYGPDKDWFYDPALSGGGCVMDLGVHLVDLALWTLGWPPVESVSSRLFKDGAALGPSPGVCEDYAMAMLGLEGGATVSLACSWRVSAGQDAVIGAAFYGTGGGAALRNVGGSFYDFTAELYHGTARETLACPPDAWGGRAAADWARRLAQGERFDPACWRLVEVAEVLDRIYGR, from the coding sequence GTGACCGACGTTTTGATCGCACCCGCGGACGAGCTCGCGCATTCGGGCGCCACGGAGCTGTCCACGCCGCGCCTGGGGTTCCTGGGCGTGGGATGGATCGGCCGCCACCGCATGGAGGCCATCGCCAACGCGGGGGTGGCGGAGGTGGCCGCCATCGCCGACACGGCGCCGGAGATGATCGCCGCCGCGCAGGAGACGGCACCCGCGGCCGAGGTCGCCGCCGGGCTGGACGCGCTGCTGGAGATGGGGCTGGACGGGATCGTCATCGCCACGCCCAGCGCGCTGCACGCGGAGCAGTCGGTGCGCGCGCTGGAGGCCGGCGTGGCGGTGTTCTGCCAGAAGCCGCTCGGCCGCACCGCCGCCGAGGCGCGCCGCGTGGTCGACGCCGCGCGCGCCGCGAACCGGCTCCTCTCCGTCGACTTCTCCTACCGCTTCACCGAGGGGATGCGCGCCATCCGCGAGCGGGTGCGCGCCGGCGAGCTGGGGAAGGTGTTCGCCGTCGACCTCGTCTTCCACAACGCGTACGGGCCCGACAAGGACTGGTTCTACGATCCCGCGCTCTCCGGCGGCGGGTGCGTGATGGACCTGGGCGTCCACCTGGTCGACCTCGCGCTGTGGACGCTCGGCTGGCCGCCGGTCGAGTCCGTCTCCAGCCGACTGTTCAAGGACGGCGCGGCGCTCGGCCCCTCCCCCGGCGTCTGCGAGGACTACGCGATGGCGATGCTCGGGCTGGAGGGCGGCGCCACCGTCTCGCTCGCCTGCTCGTGGCGCGTCTCCGCGGGGCAGGACGCGGTGATCGGCGCGGCGTTCTACGGCACCGGCGGCGGCGCGGCGCTCAGGAACGTGGGCGGGTCGTTCTACGACTTCACCGCCGAGCTCTACCACGGCACCGCGCGCGAGACGCTGGCCTGTCCGCCCGACGCGTGGGGCGGGCGCGCGGCGGCCGACTGGGCGCGGCGCCTGGCCCAGGGCGAGCGCTTCGACCCGGCGTGCTGGCGGCTGGTGGAGGTGGCCGAGGTCCTGGACCGCATCTACGGGCGATGA
- a CDS encoding glycosyltransferase family 4 protein, which produces MKILLTTDTVGGVWDYTVTLARRLDAMGCEVLIAVIGEPRDERLARIPAGVQVTSRTYRLEWMRDAADHVRAAARWLRELAQLWAADVVHLNQLAYAAFGFPCPVVTAVHSDVLSWWAHVHGGDAPTEWATYARWVSDGIRASDAVVTPTRYQSALLWRHYGLHATRVIYNGVEMGDDEPPAKGEPLVLCVGRAWDEGKGVDLLDEAAGMLGEGAPPIHLLGETVAPHGSVFEPRHVTAHGRVERAEVDGWMRRATLYVAPSRYEPFGLAPLEAALHGCALVLSDIGTFGELWNGCADFFPSGDAAALADVLARLAGDPMRIRRLAEGARKRALRRYGARHMAGEYVALYRDVMAAPEFRRSVA; this is translated from the coding sequence ATGAAGATCCTGCTCACCACCGACACCGTCGGCGGCGTGTGGGACTACACCGTCACGCTGGCGCGGCGGCTCGACGCGATGGGGTGCGAGGTCCTGATCGCCGTCATCGGCGAGCCGCGCGACGAGCGGCTGGCGCGCATCCCCGCCGGCGTGCAGGTGACGTCGCGCACCTATCGCCTCGAGTGGATGCGGGACGCGGCGGACCACGTGCGGGCGGCGGCGCGGTGGCTCCGCGAGCTGGCGCAGCTGTGGGCGGCCGACGTGGTCCATCTCAACCAGCTGGCCTACGCGGCGTTCGGCTTCCCCTGCCCCGTCGTCACCGCCGTGCACAGCGACGTGCTGTCGTGGTGGGCGCACGTCCACGGCGGCGACGCGCCGACCGAGTGGGCCACCTACGCCCGCTGGGTGAGCGACGGCATCCGCGCCTCCGACGCCGTCGTCACCCCCACGCGCTACCAGTCCGCCCTGCTCTGGCGCCACTACGGCCTGCACGCCACCCGCGTCATCTACAACGGCGTGGAGATGGGAGATGACGAGCCGCCGGCGAAGGGCGAGCCACTGGTGCTCTGCGTCGGCCGCGCGTGGGATGAAGGCAAGGGCGTCGACCTCCTCGACGAAGCCGCGGGGATGCTGGGCGAGGGCGCGCCGCCCATCCACCTGCTCGGCGAGACCGTCGCCCCGCACGGCAGCGTGTTCGAGCCGCGCCACGTGACCGCGCACGGCCGCGTGGAGCGCGCGGAGGTGGACGGGTGGATGCGCCGCGCGACCCTCTACGTCGCCCCGTCGAGATACGAGCCGTTCGGGCTGGCGCCGCTGGAGGCCGCGCTGCACGGCTGCGCGCTGGTGCTGAGCGACATCGGCACCTTCGGCGAGCTGTGGAACGGCTGCGCGGACTTCTTCCCCAGCGGCGACGCGGCGGCGCTGGCCGACGTGCTGGCGCGGCTCGCCGGCGACCCCATGCGCATCCGGCGGCTGGCCGAAGGCGCGCGCAAGCGGGCGCTGCGGCGCTACGGCGCGCGGCACATGGCCGGGGAATACGTCGCGCTCTACCGCGACGTCATGGCCGCACCCGAATTCCGGCGATCGGTGGCGTAG
- a CDS encoding glycosyltransferase: MRFVFFIHSAVSDWNHGNAHFLRGLMSALVRGGHAVASYEPRRAWSLENLLADHGVAPVVEFARAYPEIDVRTFDPASPSLAEELAAACAGADVVMVHEWNDPHVVNLLPSVAREAGALSIFHDTHHRPWSQPDAIARFDLRAYDGVLAFGDVLTEIYRARFGVERAWTFHEAADHLRFRPLDRPKAQDVVWIGNWGDEERTQELRGFWLDSARALPELRFVAHGVRYPEYALAELADAGVEFRGWAPSAQVPEVFARSRVTLHVPRRAYVDALAGIPTIRVFEALACGIPLVCAPWDDAEGLFRAGDYAVAATPAEMRDALLRLARDEDAARAQAERGLETILARHTCEHRAAQLLYIVGELGAAGSAGGMGETAGISGLGDTLQVSS; this comes from the coding sequence ATGCGATTCGTCTTCTTCATCCACAGCGCGGTCAGCGACTGGAACCACGGCAACGCGCACTTCCTGCGCGGGCTGATGAGCGCGCTGGTCCGCGGCGGGCACGCGGTGGCGTCGTACGAGCCGCGCCGCGCGTGGTCGTTGGAGAATCTCCTCGCCGACCACGGCGTGGCGCCGGTGGTGGAGTTCGCGCGCGCGTATCCGGAGATCGACGTCCGCACCTTCGATCCCGCGTCGCCGTCGCTGGCAGAGGAGCTCGCGGCGGCGTGCGCGGGCGCGGACGTGGTGATGGTGCACGAGTGGAACGATCCCCACGTCGTCAATCTCCTCCCGTCGGTGGCGAGGGAGGCGGGGGCGCTCTCGATCTTCCACGACACGCACCACCGGCCCTGGAGCCAGCCGGACGCCATCGCCCGCTTCGACCTGCGCGCGTACGACGGGGTGCTGGCCTTCGGCGACGTGCTGACGGAGATCTACCGCGCGCGCTTCGGGGTGGAGCGCGCGTGGACCTTCCACGAGGCCGCCGACCACCTCCGCTTCCGCCCGCTCGACCGGCCGAAGGCGCAGGACGTGGTGTGGATCGGCAACTGGGGCGACGAGGAGCGGACGCAGGAGTTGCGCGGGTTCTGGCTCGATTCGGCGCGCGCGCTGCCGGAGCTGAGGTTCGTCGCGCACGGGGTGCGCTACCCGGAGTACGCGCTGGCGGAGCTGGCGGACGCGGGGGTGGAGTTCCGCGGGTGGGCGCCGTCGGCGCAGGTGCCGGAGGTGTTCGCGCGCAGCCGGGTGACGCTGCACGTGCCGCGGCGCGCGTACGTCGACGCGCTGGCGGGGATCCCCACCATCCGCGTGTTCGAGGCGCTGGCATGCGGCATCCCGCTGGTCTGCGCGCCGTGGGACGACGCGGAGGGCCTCTTCCGCGCGGGCGACTACGCCGTGGCCGCCACCCCCGCGGAGATGCGCGACGCGCTCCTGCGCCTGGCGCGCGACGAGGACGCCGCCCGCGCGCAGGCCGAGCGCGGCCTGGAGACGATCCTCGCGCGCCACACCTGCGAGCACCGCGCCGCGCAGCTGCTCTACATCGTCGGCGAGCTGGGCGCGGCGGGGAGCGCGGGTGGGATGGGAGAGACTGCCGGCATTTCGGGGCTTGGAGACACCCTCCAGGTGTCATCCTGA
- a CDS encoding glycosyltransferase: MELTFFGSSLVSSYWNGAATYYRGLIRALAARGHRITFCEPDAYSRQQNRDLVEDPDYARVIVYRSEAERDALVEQAFATGDWVIKCSGVGVWDAELEAAVAERSGGGARTAFLDVDAPATLARIAADEGDAFRACIPRYDHVFTYGGGPPVVAAYTAWGAQGCTCIYNGLDPEEHRPLEMAAHPGFDLLFMGNRLPDREARVDEFFFRAASLSPDRRFVLGGEGWGDKAMPANVTYLGHVPTHRHNEVNASARLVLNIHRESMIENGWSPATRMFEAAGAGSCQVTDDMRGIEEFFAPGEEILVAGDGAAVAEIVAATTDADARHIGEAGRRRALADHTYAQRAERMDAVLHAAVGSVA; encoded by the coding sequence GTGGAGCTGACCTTCTTCGGATCGTCCCTCGTCTCCAGCTACTGGAACGGCGCGGCCACGTACTACCGCGGGCTGATCCGCGCCCTGGCCGCGCGTGGGCACCGCATCACCTTCTGCGAGCCGGACGCGTACAGCCGCCAGCAGAACCGCGACCTGGTCGAAGATCCGGACTACGCGCGGGTGATCGTCTACCGCAGCGAGGCGGAGCGCGACGCGCTGGTGGAGCAGGCGTTCGCCACCGGCGACTGGGTGATCAAGTGCAGCGGCGTGGGCGTGTGGGACGCGGAGCTCGAGGCCGCCGTGGCCGAGCGCTCCGGCGGCGGCGCGCGCACCGCGTTCCTCGACGTGGACGCGCCGGCCACGCTCGCCCGCATCGCCGCGGACGAGGGGGACGCGTTCCGCGCCTGCATCCCCCGCTACGACCACGTGTTCACCTACGGCGGCGGCCCGCCGGTGGTCGCGGCGTACACGGCGTGGGGCGCGCAGGGGTGCACCTGCATCTACAACGGCCTCGATCCCGAGGAGCACCGGCCGCTGGAGATGGCCGCGCACCCCGGGTTCGACCTCCTCTTCATGGGCAACCGCCTGCCGGACCGCGAGGCGCGCGTGGACGAGTTCTTCTTCCGCGCCGCATCCCTGTCTCCCGACCGGCGATTCGTGCTCGGCGGCGAGGGGTGGGGCGACAAGGCGATGCCGGCGAACGTGACGTATCTCGGCCACGTGCCGACGCATCGCCACAACGAGGTGAACGCGTCGGCGCGGCTCGTCCTCAACATCCACCGCGAATCGATGATCGAGAACGGGTGGAGCCCGGCCACGCGGATGTTCGAGGCCGCGGGCGCCGGCAGCTGCCAGGTGACGGACGACATGCGGGGGATCGAGGAGTTCTTCGCGCCCGGCGAGGAGATCCTCGTCGCCGGGGACGGCGCCGCCGTGGCGGAGATCGTGGCGGCCACGACCGACGCGGACGCGCGCCACATCGGCGAGGCGGGGCGGCGCCGGGCGCTGGCGGACCACACCTACGCCCAGCGCGCCGAGCGCATGGACGCCGTGCTTCACGCCGCGGTGGGGAGCGTCGCATGA